AGGCAGGTTGGGTTAAGGGGGGAGGGGAGAGGGGGAAGAGGAAAAGAGCGGTGCCATCACCATTTCGGCCGGATCTAACCCTTGGACGCCGCCGCACAGGCTTCGGGGCCGGTCAATTCGGGGCGGTATTCAAAGTGCATGGTGTCGTGGTGGTACCAGCGGCCACCCCAGATCCAGCCGTGGCGCTCGAAGACCTGCACCAGCGCCAGGGGAAAGGCGTTGCGGTAGGGAATGCCGCGCTGGCCCTCGCGGTAGCCGCCCCAGGCCCAGTACGCCGAGCGCCCCACGTTCAGGTCTATGGCCGCGCCGAAAGCGTGCACGCTCAGGCGGGGCGTGCCGGCAATCGTGCGCCAGTTGAAGGTGCCCGCACTGGGGGTCACGAAGGGCCGGACCTGGGGCAGCCCGGCCAGTTCGGCCGCCACGGCGGCGAGGCTGCGCGCCGCGCCGTTCACCTGCGTCACGCGCAGGCGCTGGCCGAACCAGTTCACGTCGGTCAGGCGGCCCGCCACCTCGGCGGCCGAGGCGCCGTACATCTTGCGGAAGAACGGTTCAAAGCGCACGCGTCCGGGGTCCACGTTCCAGGCCGGGGGCCGCAGCGGGGCGCAGGCGGGGTAGGGGGTAGCCAGCTGGTCCAGCAGCCCCGGCGCGTTCAACAGGGCCACGTAGCTGGCCGCGCGGCTGTGGGTCAGGGGCATGCGGGTGCCGTCCCGCCAGACCAGCGTGTCGCCTTCCACCCGGCTGAGAAACGCGGGGTACGCCCGAACCAGGGCCGAGACCTGCGCCTGTTCCTGCGCGGTCAGGGCGGCGGCCGGGGGGCCCAGCAGCAGGGCCAGCCAGAGCCCAACCCTTAGCACGCCGCGCGGGGACTGGGCCTAGCGACCACAGGTCGACGAGGGCAGTTCGGCCAGGGTGACATAATCGGCCGCCGCGCCCCGGTACACCGACACCCGCACGACGGGCGTGGCGTTCAGAATGCGGCTTTTCAGGCTGGTGGGCACCGTGGCCCGGGCCACCATGGTGCTCAGGGCGGCGCGGTTGGCCTTGCTGGAAAAATACCGCTCGGCGCCGTCGCAGGCGTCCAGCTTGAGGGTGTGGTAGTTCGCGCGGTCCTGCTGGATGATGGCCGCCACGCTCTGCAGCCGGGTGCCGCTGGAATTGAAATGGTCGTCCGTGGACAGGAACGCCACATAGGAAAACAGCAGCTTGGCCTGCGGCGCAGGCGGCTGGGCGGGCAGCTGAAGGCGCTGCCCCTGGCTAACGCTGCCCAGAAGCAGCGCCGAGAGGGCAAAAGTCAGAGTGCGGGCATGGGTCATGGGGTCTCCGGGGGGCTAGGGTCTGTGCGGCCCAGAGGCTTCCAGCCAGGGTCGCCTTTGGGAAGAGCCGTGTAGACGTTCTTTAAATGTATGACAGGTCATCAGACCCAGGGCAACCGCACACCGGGTTCATCCGCACTGCAAAGCCGCAATAGTTGGTCAGAGGGCGCCGTATTCCCCTGCTCCCTTTTCCCATCAACCATCACCCATCCTCCCTTACGCCCTTCGCAGCGGCAGGTAACGCGGCTGCCACGCCCGGTCACGGATCACGGCCTCTAACTCTTCCGGGGTCATGTTGCGGATGCGGCGCTCGGCGCACACGCCGTCGCGGATGGCCTGCAGGGCCACGTTCACGGCCACGCGAATGCTCAGTTCGCGCAGGTCGGCAATGGGCGGGTACACGCGCTCGCCGTAGCGCTCGGTGAACTCGGCCAGGGTGCGCGCGGCTTCCATCACCATGTTGTCGGTGATCTCGCGCGCGCGGCTGGCCACGGCCCCAAAGCCCAGCCCCGGGAAGATAAAGGCGTTGTTGCCCTGGCCCACCGGATAGCGCTGGCCCTCGTACTCCACATCGGGAAAGGGACTGCCCGAGGCGATGATGGCGCCGCCCTTCGTCCAGTGAATCAGGTCGGCGGGGCGGGCTTCCACATGGCTGCTGGGGTTGCTGAGGGGAAAGACGATGGGCCGGGGCGTGTGCGCCAGCATCGCCTGAATGCTCTCCTGCTTAAACAGGCCCGGCACGCCGGTAAAGCCCAGCAGGGCGGTGGTCTGGGCGTTCACGATCACGTCGTGCATGGTCGGGTACTCGCCCTCAAAGTGCCAGTGCGCCACCTCCTCGCGGCGGCGCACAAAGCCCAGCTGCTGGGGTTCCAGGTCCGGCTGGCCGTGCATCAGCAGGCCGTGGCGGTCCACCACGTACACGCGCGCCCCCGCTTCCTCGAAGCTCAGGCCCTGGGCCTGCAGCCCCTGGCGAATGGCCATGGCCACGCCAATGCCGGCCGCGCCCGCGCCCACCACCACGAACACCTGATCCGCGAGGCGCTCGCCCTTGATGCGCGCCGCCCCCAGCAGCCCGGCCAGCGCCATGGCCCCGGTGCCCTGAATGTCGTCGTTAAAGGACGGAATGACGCGCCGGTAGCGCTCCAGCACCCGGAAGGCGGTGCCCCGGCTGAAATCTTCCCACTGGATAATCGCCTTGGGGTAGCGCTGCGACACGGCCTCCACAAACGCGTCCAGAAACTCATCGTAGGCCGCACCCGTCAGGCGGGGGTGGTGCACGCCCAGGTACAGCGGGTCGTCAATCAGGTCCTGGCGGTTGGTGCCCACATCCAGCTCCACGGGCAGGGTCTTGTCCGGGCCCACGCCGCCCGCCGCCGTGTACAGCGAGAGCTTGCCAATGCTGATCGCCATGCCGCCGAAGCCCTGATCACCAATGCCCAGAATCGCGCTGGAATCGGTGGCCACGATCATGCGCACGTCGTTGACCGTCACGTTTTCCAGCATGTCCTCCACATGGTCAATGTCCTCGGTGCTGACCGTGAAGCCGCGCGGGTAGCGGTAGTTGCTGGAGTAGTTGCGCACCGCCTCGCCCACCGTGGGGGTGTAGATGATGGGCAGCATCTCTTCGAGGTGGTCTTCCAGAATCGCATAGAACAGCACCTCGTTGCGGTCCTGCAGCGCGCGCAGGTACTCGTGTTTTTCCAGGTCCGAGCCGCACTTGAGGTAGCGCAGGTAGGTGCGTTCCTTCTGCTCGGCAAAGGTGCTGGTGTGGGGCGGAATCAGGCCTTCAAGTTCCAGCGCGCGGCGCTCCTGGCGGGTAAAGGCCGTGGTCTTGTTCAGCAGCGGATTTTGCAGCAGGGCCAGCCCCGTGACCTGAACCTCGATGTAACGCTGACCGTCAGGGTCGCGTTTGACGTCGTAATACCGGGAAACGGGCGGAGACTTCGGCATGGCGTTTCAGCATAGCGGGCCCCGGTTGAACCGGGTTCAGGGGCGGCCGTGAACAGAAGGCACAGGGAAAAGGCGCGGGGGGAAGACACAGCGCCAGGCTGGGGCGCTGCGCCCCTGTGCACGGCGTGAACGAAAACAAGAGCACGGCTGGGCCACCTGGATTCATCAATGGTGCGGACAGTGTTCAAGCATGGCGAGTGGCCCGTGGAAGAAAGGTCGTCTGGCACGCTCGACTCGCTGCCCCCTCCCGACCTCTCCCACGAGGGGGGAGGAGAAAAACAGCGTGTTTATCAGGCTTTCCTCTGTGAAATGCTGAAACTGTCCGCACCATTATCCGGAATGTTCCCGACCGGATTGAGCCAGCTGCGCCGCCGAGGGAGAAGGAAAAAACGGATTTCCGGGCATTGGGCTGGATCAGCGCCGAAGGCGGGGAACCCCCAGTTCTTTCCTGGATGTTCCGGCAATGGCCGGCCGGCCGTGTCACAACAGCTGAAGCACCAGCTGCCTTGTGGGCGCATGAAGGTACAGCCAGGGCTCTGCGCCGGGCCCCGGGAGGAAGGGGCTGAGCGGTTCGCCCCCTAAATACGCCTGCTGGGCACGAGGGCTGAACCGGACCGTCAGCCCGTACCGGGCCATACCGGTCTTACCCTGGCCGATCCACGCGGTCCCGGACCGTTCGCCGCTGTGCTCGAACAGGCGCCGGCCAGACGCCGTGGCGGGCTGTTCAAGCGCCACGCCATCACACCAGAGCCCCCGCCGTTCGGCAAAAGGCAACTGGGCCAGGGCTGCGGTCACAGCGTATTCAAGCTGGGTGCAAACGTCTTCGCTGGGCATGTGCAGGCCTGCCCCGTCCATCATCCATCACCCGTCAACCCTCCACCATCAACGCCCCTGATGCGCCGCCCAGCGGGCCCGCAGCCCTTCAAAGCCCTCATCAATGCGGCTTTGCGGCAGCACGGCCTGAATGCTGCTGCCCCGGCCAATGTCGTCGCCCAGTTCGTTCACGGCGACCATAGAGGCGTAGATGCGCCGCCCTTCCTGCCGCTCAAAGGTGGCGGTCACGGTGACGGTCATGCCGGGCAGCGCCGAGGCGGTGTGTGTCACGTCCACCTGCATCCCAATCCCGCCCTCGCCTTCTTCTAAAAACGGCAGGATGATCTTGCGGCCCGCTTCTTCAAAGTGCTTGGCCATCCAGTAGGTCGCGTACACCGGGTGCACGCGGCCCAGTTCGCCGAAGTTCACGGTCATGTCGTCGGTCACGGTAACCGTGAGGGTCTGGGTAAAGCCGGCGGGAATGGCGCGCATGGTGCGTAGGCTAATACGGATGCCGGCTGCTCCACCAACTGCGGGGCCAGTCCGTTCGGCTTGAGCTGCTCGCCCACGGTTCAGGTCGGGGCCCGGGGAACAGACGCGGGGGGGCCAGCTGCATGGGCAGAGCCTTAACCTGCTGTCACGGAGGGCGGCTGGGGGGCCCCGTACACTGCCGGTCATGAGGCTCTCGCCCGCCGATCTGTTCACCCTGCTGCGCGAGGCCTTTCTGGCCTTCGGGCAGGACAAGGCCCCCCGGCTGGCGGCGGCCATCGCCTACTACGCCATGTTCAGCCTGGCGCCGCTGCTGCTCATCGCCGTGATCGTGGCCAGCCGCTTTCTGACCAACGAGGGGTTTCTGGACCAGCTGTTTGGGACCAGCGGCGTGGTGACCCAGAACCTGGGGGCCGACGCCGCCGCGTTTCTGAAGGGCCTGATCAAGCCCGAAAGCCTGCACAAAAGTAGCGTGATCGCCTCGGTGGTGGCGGGCGTGACCCTGTTCATGGGGGCCACCGGGCTGTTCGTGCAGCTGCAGGACGCCCTGAACACCATGTGGGGCGCTGACCCAGCGCCGCCCCGGGGCATCGTGCATGTGCTGTGGACCCGGGTGAAGTCCTTCCTGATGATCCTGGCCATTGGGCTGATCCTGATTGTCTTTCTGGGCCTGAACACCTACCTCTCGGCCATTGCGCAGCACCTGGGCGACACCATCGGGGCGGGCGCGCTGTTCGTGCGCCTGGGGACGGTGCTGCTTTCTACCCTGTGTCTGGCCCCGGTGTTCGCGGGCATCTACAAGGTGCTGCCCGACGTGAAGCTGGAATGGCGCGAGGTCTGGGTGGGG
This region of Deinococcus multiflagellatus genomic DNA includes:
- a CDS encoding thioesterase family protein, which gives rise to MRAIPAGFTQTLTVTVTDDMTVNFGELGRVHPVYATYWMAKHFEEAGRKIILPFLEEGEGGIGMQVDVTHTASALPGMTVTVTATFERQEGRRIYASMVAVNELGDDIGRGSSIQAVLPQSRIDEGFEGLRARWAAHQGR
- a CDS encoding M15 family metallopeptidase, yielding MLRVGLWLALLLGPPAAALTAQEQAQVSALVRAYPAFLSRVEGDTLVWRDGTRMPLTHSRAASYVALLNAPGLLDQLATPYPACAPLRPPAWNVDPGRVRFEPFFRKMYGASAAEVAGRLTDVNWFGQRLRVTQVNGAARSLAAVAAELAGLPQVRPFVTPSAGTFNWRTIAGTPRLSVHAFGAAIDLNVGRSAYWAWGGYREGQRGIPYRNAFPLALVQVFERHGWIWGGRWYHHDTMHFEYRPELTGPEACAAASKG
- a CDS encoding YihY/virulence factor BrkB family protein encodes the protein MRLSPADLFTLLREAFLAFGQDKAPRLAAAIAYYAMFSLAPLLLIAVIVASRFLTNEGFLDQLFGTSGVVTQNLGADAAAFLKGLIKPESLHKSSVIASVVAGVTLFMGATGLFVQLQDALNTMWGADPAPPRGIVHVLWTRVKSFLMILAIGLILIVFLGLNTYLSAIAQHLGDTIGAGALFVRLGTVLLSTLCLAPVFAGIYKVLPDVKLEWREVWVGGLFTSALFTLGQLGIGLYLGQAAPGSVFAGAASLVLLLLWIYYSAMIFFFGAEVTWVYSQKFGTHAGGAANTAKKEALAAQGVEIDPSESEQEREAKAGADGPVRDARGRVVGGRRLGVKVPALPRVLPQVPRREEGRVLPTVRAALANALLALLAVPAVIVLRLLGLTGGRRTRDKG
- a CDS encoding NAD-dependent malic enzyme is translated as MPKSPPVSRYYDVKRDPDGQRYIEVQVTGLALLQNPLLNKTTAFTRQERRALELEGLIPPHTSTFAEQKERTYLRYLKCGSDLEKHEYLRALQDRNEVLFYAILEDHLEEMLPIIYTPTVGEAVRNYSSNYRYPRGFTVSTEDIDHVEDMLENVTVNDVRMIVATDSSAILGIGDQGFGGMAISIGKLSLYTAAGGVGPDKTLPVELDVGTNRQDLIDDPLYLGVHHPRLTGAAYDEFLDAFVEAVSQRYPKAIIQWEDFSRGTAFRVLERYRRVIPSFNDDIQGTGAMALAGLLGAARIKGERLADQVFVVVGAGAAGIGVAMAIRQGLQAQGLSFEEAGARVYVVDRHGLLMHGQPDLEPQQLGFVRRREEVAHWHFEGEYPTMHDVIVNAQTTALLGFTGVPGLFKQESIQAMLAHTPRPIVFPLSNPSSHVEARPADLIHWTKGGAIIASGSPFPDVEYEGQRYPVGQGNNAFIFPGLGFGAVASRAREITDNMVMEAARTLAEFTERYGERVYPPIADLRELSIRVAVNVALQAIRDGVCAERRIRNMTPEELEAVIRDRAWQPRYLPLRRA